Proteins encoded in a region of the Dorea longicatena genome:
- a CDS encoding RNA polymerase sigma factor, which yields MEGRQPKRRKDKYNPYEIYEKDGKYYVSFRNGEKEYKDLEIGKNVYEAFNTFELQDVSHMNVVDRHLEQSEIWDSSLYERIFQKEENVENTVLNKLEAERLHSAIQQLSEIQRRRLMKYYFEDKKYEQIAQEEGCSFQMVAKSVKAAIRNLKKILR from the coding sequence ATGGAAGGCAGACAGCCTAAAAGAAGAAAAGATAAATATAACCCATATGAAATCTATGAGAAGGACGGAAAATATTATGTTTCATTTCGTAATGGTGAAAAAGAGTACAAGGATTTGGAAATAGGAAAGAATGTATATGAAGCTTTTAATACGTTTGAATTGCAGGATGTGTCGCATATGAATGTTGTGGACAGGCATCTGGAACAGTCAGAAATCTGGGATTCCAGTTTATATGAACGGATATTTCAGAAAGAAGAAAATGTAGAGAATACGGTTCTGAATAAACTGGAAGCGGAACGGTTACATAGTGCAATTCAGCAGTTGTCGGAAATTCAGAGAAGACGATTGATGAAGTATTATTTTGAAGATAAGAAATATGAGCAGATTGCACAGGAAGAAGGATGCTCTTTTCAGATGGTAGCAAAGTCTGTAAAAGCAGCAATCAGAAATTTGAAAAAGATTTTGAGATAG
- a CDS encoding BlaI/MecI/CopY family transcriptional regulator, producing MSNLPQISEAEFEVMKIVWKYAPISTNEITEKLTQISSWSPKTIQTLIKRLVSKKALTYEKQSRVFVYTPLVKEDEYIRQESNSFLKRYYNDNITSMLASYIEDDKLSEEDIASLRNLLSNH from the coding sequence ATGAGCAATCTGCCTCAAATTTCAGAAGCTGAATTTGAAGTTATGAAAATCGTTTGGAAATACGCACCAATCAGCACCAATGAAATTACTGAAAAATTAACACAAATTTCCAGTTGGAGTCCTAAAACAATTCAGACATTGATTAAACGTCTCGTTTCTAAAAAAGCACTAACCTATGAAAAACAAAGCCGGGTTTTTGTCTATACTCCATTGGTCAAGGAAGACGAATATATTCGGCAGGAAAGTAATTCTTTTTTAAAGCGATATTATAATGATAATATCACTTCTATGCTTGCCTCTTACATTGAGGATGATAAATTGTCTGAAGAAGACATTGCCAGCTTACGGAATCTTCTTTCCAATCATTAA
- a CDS encoding helix-turn-helix domain-containing protein, which yields MDIPKTLFATLVKQGRMEMHLTQEALAEKLGISAAYLGDLERHKGGPSLELFCKTMQTLNISADDYVYPNQNKNNSTYDQILRLLNQCNDYQLQVILATTTALLDSNPFISNVDTTNDTK from the coding sequence ATGGATATTCCAAAAACATTATTTGCCACTTTAGTAAAACAAGGGCGTATGGAAATGCATTTAACACAAGAAGCTCTTGCTGAAAAACTCGGAATATCGGCGGCTTATCTTGGAGACCTCGAACGCCATAAAGGCGGTCCCAGTCTGGAATTATTTTGTAAAACCATGCAGACTTTAAATATTTCTGCTGATGACTACGTTTATCCAAATCAAAATAAAAATAATTCTACATATGATCAGATTCTTCGGCTCTTAAATCAGTGCAATGATTATCAGTTACAGGTAATTCTTGCAACTACGACAGCTCTGCTAGATTCTAATCCTTTTATTTCTAACGTAGACACTACTAATGATACAAAATAA
- a CDS encoding winged helix-turn-helix domain-containing protein encodes MGRVVVVTFDENEEEKLNELLHFLSAKKYSEMPDKQNRVLDYGALKINAEYRSVESNGELVQLTNYEFEILYLLAKNPGRIFSKEQIYTQVWKEPYYGAEDNVMGIIRRIRKKIEPDSAKPRYILNVWGMGYKFNGELMK; translated from the coding sequence ATGGGAAGGGTAGTTGTTGTAACATTTGATGAAAATGAGGAAGAAAAATTAAATGAATTATTACATTTTCTGTCTGCTAAAAAATACTCTGAGATGCCTGATAAACAAAATAGGGTACTTGATTACGGAGCATTAAAAATAAATGCGGAATATCGTTCTGTAGAAAGTAATGGTGAGCTGGTTCAATTGACGAATTATGAATTTGAAATATTATATTTGCTGGCAAAAAATCCAGGACGGATATTTTCAAAGGAACAAATATATACACAGGTGTGGAAAGAACCATATTATGGGGCAGAAGATAATGTTATGGGCATAATTCGGAGAATCAGAAAAAAGATTGAGCCAGATTCTGCAAAACCAAGATACATTTTAAATGTATGGGGTATGGGATATAAATTTAATGGTGAATTGATGAAATGA
- a CDS encoding BlaR1 family beta-lactam sensor/signal transducer codes for MIYFSFRFLLCNAIICIFLGSLLGLKNLLQRQLSACMQYNLSIIFLAVLIVPFLPINSAPSSISWRHLLTASSSTNGDIQTTFLSGNGYNLDKINDFAVSVSTQIPTFIHTLLVFFWSIGIFIMFFLLYRSVKQVKALHSSALPLQNEELNALYIECLNEVNSKHTIPIYSTAFLKSPVLAGFLHPRIYLPIHLISDFNAGTISATDIRYMLLHELQHYKHKDILIGYLINTVNVFYWFNPLIWYFLKRIRQERELACDSAVLQLLKETEYKSYGNTLINFAETIALSPFPLTMGISGNIKQLKGRILNIASFHQPTFKQKIRGYLICIFVSTIIIGCIPILSAYASDQTGYHFDTTEKNITQLNLSSNFGDYTGSFVLYDQSADKWNIYNMEHASTRVSPNSTYKIYDALLGLESGIITPEHSTFTWNGEPYPFNSWEADQDLTSAIHNSVNWYFQAIDSQAGFEAVRTFLQTINYGNQNTGTNLNLYWTDFSLKISPIEQVELLQDFYQNNFHFDSKNIQAVKKALLLSTTSSGSLYGKTGTGRVNGKDVNGWFIGYIETSNNTYYFATNIQSSSGATGSQATEITKSVLSNLGIWK; via the coding sequence TTGATATATTTTAGTTTTCGATTTTTACTCTGTAATGCCATCATTTGTATTTTTTTAGGTAGTTTACTGGGATTAAAAAATTTATTGCAAAGGCAATTATCCGCATGTATGCAATATAATCTTTCGATTATATTTCTTGCCGTTCTAATTGTTCCCTTTTTACCGATAAACTCTGCCCCATCTTCTATATCGTGGAGACATTTGCTGACAGCCAGTTCAAGTACCAATGGTGACATTCAAACCACTTTTCTTTCTGGTAATGGTTATAATTTGGATAAAATAAATGATTTTGCTGTCTCTGTCAGCACCCAAATACCAACTTTTATTCACACATTACTTGTATTTTTCTGGAGTATCGGTATATTCATAATGTTTTTTCTTCTCTACCGCTCAGTAAAACAAGTAAAAGCCTTACATAGTTCTGCTTTACCTCTTCAAAATGAAGAACTAAACGCTCTTTATATAGAATGTTTAAACGAAGTGAACAGCAAGCATACCATTCCGATTTATAGTACAGCATTTTTGAAATCTCCTGTTTTGGCTGGTTTCCTGCATCCTCGCATTTATCTTCCAATTCACTTGATTTCAGATTTTAACGCTGGAACTATAAGCGCAACTGATATTCGCTATATGCTTCTTCATGAACTGCAGCACTACAAGCATAAAGATATTCTAATTGGATATTTGATAAATACAGTAAATGTTTTCTACTGGTTCAATCCCCTAATCTGGTATTTTCTAAAAAGAATACGACAGGAACGGGAACTTGCCTGCGACAGTGCTGTATTACAATTATTGAAAGAAACAGAATACAAGTCATATGGAAATACACTGATTAACTTTGCCGAAACAATAGCTCTGTCTCCATTCCCTCTTACTATGGGAATTAGTGGAAATATAAAACAGTTAAAAGGACGCATTTTAAATATTGCATCATTCCACCAACCTACTTTTAAACAAAAAATTCGTGGATATCTTATATGCATATTCGTCTCTACTATCATCATTGGATGCATTCCCATACTTTCTGCTTATGCTTCTGATCAGACTGGGTATCATTTTGACACAACCGAAAAGAATATTACTCAGCTAAATCTTTCTTCCAATTTTGGGGACTACACTGGAAGTTTTGTTTTATATGATCAGTCTGCTGATAAATGGAATATTTATAATATGGAGCATGCTTCCACACGTGTATCACCGAATTCGACTTATAAAATATATGATGCATTACTTGGCTTGGAATCTGGAATTATTACACCAGAACATTCCACTTTCACATGGAATGGAGAACCATATCCTTTTAATTCATGGGAAGCCGATCAAGATTTAACCTCGGCTATACATAATTCCGTAAACTGGTATTTTCAGGCAATTGATTCACAGGCAGGTTTTGAAGCCGTAAGAACATTTTTACAGACAATAAACTATGGGAATCAGAATACTGGAACAAATCTAAATCTCTATTGGACAGATTTCTCTCTGAAGATATCACCCATAGAACAGGTGGAATTGTTACAGGATTTCTATCAAAATAATTTTCATTTTGACAGTAAAAATATCCAGGCAGTAAAAAAAGCTCTGCTGCTTTCCACTACTTCTTCCGGTTCTCTTTACGGGAAAACAGGAACCGGGCGTGTCAATGGTAAGGATGTCAATGGCTGGTTTATCGGATACATTGAAACATCGAATAATACTTACTACTTCGCAACAAATATTCAATCCTCTTCTGGTGCAACTGGAAGTCAGGCTACCGAAATAACAAAATCTGTACTTTCTAATCTTGGTATTTGGAAATAA